Proteins from a single region of Diorhabda sublineata isolate icDioSubl1.1 chromosome 2, icDioSubl1.1, whole genome shotgun sequence:
- the LOC130452659 gene encoding uncharacterized protein LOC130452659, with translation MKMSRFRFLSILMFATVTLALNQRKLKPKDPIVNNHLQTADDDSGDSEYMKIEATGDKINKKTKNKTADDDKPKTLSQQIADGKYALIQKEIFSKPPKKLGILSYDINHEVPNDDIKNLGGLDKNDIWLAENHLLVLRGGVFPPYDDRKDTGESPWAPLDNYKAPLHQVKIPKNPKVPPPFPVQLFENGPLQILGTNSSRTINGTYENALNAIPPPEGYPSPRSFYEPHNTNKANSTPWSATLPISSNPSQGEYPGGLPLPPFNLNGTLPPSLNYLPPGSVILPPPGNQTDYIDYDDPSIYYPPPYSFYYPKDNTSNVPPGPLVPGIILPPPPNFFAPLEDTPSTSSPTRKPQRYRKPTTTQVTITISKSTTKKTTSSPKTVKIYPIKNHQYLSEVRKMTTARPPIKSVTIVPEVYAAPQKSRHQITQGKKNGVTILRPINPPPHRLFTYENEIPNNKPFKNYGPPETEKISVTTTTPSRYQSKESKDEENFSRSRKYKTTARPRQYYFYNENEDENSRKINTFKENNEPYYVRPKPLASRQRRPQYVYVTAKPYNTQKPRFRFIQQPVNRDTFNVHISKLKNQIQNYYTTPSTTSTFRSEPKPVYQFSFQAANYPSAQIHKENQFQRIPAEYTVEIQQAIEIITPKYQENVLYQHTTQRPYYPSTTRKQEVTRYVNDMATSKPVSEYSFEVTPNPVYQNYYTKPEVNYFDDRTKTYFTMFGRKLPTSTTPIPRVEPNPNYQQKPVSLEGDTLVNYIHPRPTINPDAEILPIDNTPRYPSMERYSSRNPQKGNSQIIKAIEVPSSEPRDGSFISYELPGDDGAHFYFLTPQLAQRKDQGAGFYFSKARRRRNDKTLDVQR, from the exons ATGAAG ATGAGCCGATTCCGTTTCCTTTCAATTCTGATGTTTGCAACGGTAACTTTGGCTTTGAATCAACGAAAATTGAAACCGAAAGACCCCATCGTCAACAATCATTTACAAACTGCAGATGATGACTCCGGCGATTCCGAGTATATGAAAATCGAAGCGACAggtgataaaattaataaaaaaacaaaaaacaaaactgcGGATGATGATAAACCCAAAACGTTATCTCAACAAATAGCCGACGGAAAATATGCTCTAATACAAAAAGAGATATTTAGTAAGCCTCCAAAAAAATTGGGAATATTGAGTTACGATATTAATCATGAGGTACCGAATGACGATATTAAAAATCTAGGGGGTTTGGATAAAAACGATATTTGGTTGGCGGAAAATCATCTCTTGGTATTGAGAGGTGGAGTATTTCCACCTTACGATGATCGAAAAGACACAGGCGAATCACCTTGGGCACCTTTAGACAATTACAAAGCTCCCTTACACCAG GTGAAAATACCGAAAAATCCAAAGGTACCGCCGCCCTTTCCTGTCCAGCTCTTTGAAAACGGGCCGCTCCAAATCCTGGGCACAAACTCTTCGAGAACGATTAATGGAACGTACGAAAATGCCCTCAATGCTATTCCACCACCCGAAGGATATCCCTCACCTCGGTCGTTCTACGAACCTCACAATACCAATAAGGCCAACTCTACTCCCTGGTCAGCTACGTTGCCAATATCTAGCAACCCTTCACAGGGGGAGTATCCAGGGGGGTTGCCGTTACCCCCATTCAACTTGAACGGAACCTTGCCGCCTTCTTTGAATTATTTACCTCCAGGATCCGTAATATTACCACCACCAGGAAATCAAACAGATTACATAGATTACGACGACCCTTCAATTTATTATCCTCCGCCTTACAGTTTTTATTATCCAAAAGATAATACATCCAACGTTCCTCCCGGACCGTTGGTACCAGGGATTATATTACCTCCTCCTCCAAATTTCTTCGCGCCCTTAGAAGACACTCCCTCAACTAGTTCTCCTACAAGAAAACCTCAGCGATACAGAAAGCCAACGACAACTCAAGTCAcaataacaatttcaaaatcCACAACGAAAAAAACTACTTCGTCTCCAAAAACAGTTAAAATCTATCCGATAAAAAATCACCAGTACCTCAGCGAAGTTAGGAAAATGACTACTGCACGTCCTCCTATAAAATCGGTAACTATCGTGCCAGAAGTATACGCCGCACCTCAAAAATCTAGACACCAAATAACGCAAGGGAAAAAGAATGGTGTAACAATTCTAAGACCGATAAATCCTCCACCCCATAGATTATTTACGTACGAAAACGAAATACCCAATAATAAACCATTCAAAAATTATGGTCCAccagaaacagaaaaaataagcGTCACTACGACAACGCCTTCGAGATACCAATCGAAAGAAAGCAAGGACGAAGAAAACTTTAGTAGaagtagaaaatataaaactacCGCTCGACCTcgacaatattatttttacaacgAAAATGAAGACGAAAACTCTCGTAAAATTAACACAttcaaagaaaacaatgaaCCCTATTATGTTAGACCGAAACCTCTTGCGTCGAGACAAAGAAGACCTCAATATGTGTATGTTACAGCGAAACCTTACAACACGCAAAAACCAAGATTTCGATTCATTCAGCAACCCGTGAATCGAGATACTTTTAACGTTCACataagtaaattgaaaaatcagaTACAGAATTATTATACTACTCCTTCTACTACTAGTACCTTTCGATCAGAACCTAAGCCGGTGTATCAATTCAGTTTCCAAGCTGCCAATTATCCATCAGCTCAAATACACAAAGAAAATCAATTCCAACGTATACCAGCAGAATATACAGTAGAAATTCAGCAAGCTATAGAAATAATAACACCcaaatatcaagaaaatgttTTGTACCAGCATACCACCCAGCGGCCGTATTATCCTAGTACAACTCGTAAACAAGAAGTTACGCGATACGTCAATGATATGGCAACATCTAAACCAGTATCGGAATATTCGTTCGAGGTGACACCTAATCCGGTATACCAAAACTATTACACTAAACCTGAAGTGAATTATTTTGACGATAGAACTAAAACGTACTTTACAATGTTTGGTAGGAAGTTGCCGACAAGTACAACACCAATTCCCCGCGTAGAACCAAATCCAAATTACCAACAAAAACCCGTATCTTTAGAAGGAGACACGCTGGTGAACTACATTCATCCAAGACCTACCATCAATCCGGACGCTGAAATCCTACCCATTGACAATACCCCGAGGTATCCAAGCATGGAGAGATACTCATCGAGGAATCCTCAAAAAGGTAACTCTCAGATAATCAAAGCCATAGAAGTACCTTCCAGTGAACCCCGGGACGGATCTTTTATTTCTTATGAGTTACCAGGAGACGACGGAGCACATTTTTACTTTCTCACACCTCAATTGGCTCAAAGAAAAGACCAAGGCGCCGGTTTCTACTTCTCGAAAGCCAGGCGAAGAAGAAACGACAAGACTTT